CTGATGAATGTGAAAACTGTAACACTATAGTCTTTTAGCACATCGCTGCCAAACCCAACAAGTATCAGGCATTTCAGTTGAAGCCCTGCTGGGTGCGTGATAAAATCTGGCTCTTCAACCGATTAGCTCTTGATTCACATGCCCCAACAACAACTCAATAAAACATACGATCCGCAAAGCGTCGAAGAGCACTGGGGAAACTACTGGCTCCGTGAAAAACTCTTTACTCCAAGGCTGAAGGAATCGTCTCAAGCCTATTCCATTGTCATCCCCCCACCCAACGTTACCGGAGCTCTCCATATCGGACACGCATTAAATAGCACCCTACAAGATATCTTAATTCGTTGGAAGCGAATGCAAGGATATCAAACCCTCTGGGTGCCTGGAACGGACCATGCGGGCATCGCCACACAAAATGTCGTTGAGCGCCAACTGATGGCAGAAGGCAGCTCTCGAGACAAGATTGGTCGACAAGCGTTTATTGAACGCGTCTGGAAATGGCGTGAACAGTCAGGTGATACCATTCTTACGCAACTGAAACAATTAGGAGCGTCGTGCGATTGGAGCAAGCAACGATTTACGTTGGACGAAGGATTATCTAAAGCTGTCCTTGAAGTTTTCGCGTCATTGTATGAAGAGGGATTGATTTATCGAGGTGAGCGACTTATCAACTGGTGCCCCAGGTGTTTCACCGCACTCTCTGATGTCGAAGTAGAGCATGAGTCGACAAAAGGCAAACTCTATGAGATCCAATATCCCATCGAAGACGAAACAGATGCCTACTTAACGATCGCCACCACTCGACCCGAAACCATGCTCGGCGACACGGCTGTCGCCGTTCACCCGGATGACCCTCGATATAACCGCTTCATCGGAAAGAATGTTTGCCTACCACTGACTCATCGAACGATCCCTGTCGTGGGGGACTCAATACTGGTTGATCGAGAATTCGGGACAGGCGCCGTAAAAATCACTCCGGCCTGCGACTTTAATGATGAAGAGGCAGGAAAACGCCTCGGACTTCCATCAAAACCCATATTTGACTATCGCGCAAGGATTGATACGAGCCTCTTTGCTGATCAGGACATCGACCCGCAACTCAAAGAGCGCATTCATCAAAAATCTGAGCAGGATGCCCGAAGCCTCATCGTTGAAGCCCTCCAGGACAAAGGGTTGCTGGCAAAAATCGACGACCATTCAATGGCTATTGGCAAGTGCTACCGGTGCAAAACGGTGATCCTTCCCTACCTTTCCCCACAATGGTTCGTCAAAATTCAGCCCCTCGCTGACCCTGCCATTGCGGCCGTGGAGTCGGGAGACATTCGGATCATTCCCGATGAGTGGAAAAATAACTACCTGGGATGGATGCGGAATGTAAAAGACTGGTGTATTTCACGGCAAATCTGGTGGGGCCACCAAATCCCCGCATGGTACTGCAAGACCTGCAACAACGAACATCTTCTTTTTTCCAACAACGAGAGCAAGGGGCAGAACGCCAACGAACAGGAAACCACAGAGACGGTCCGATCATGTTTCATCAGTCCCGATGCTATCCCCATCATCTCCAGAACTCCTCCTACGGCATGTCCTGTCTGCGGAAACAAAGACCTCATCCAAGATCCGGACGTGCTCGATACGTGGTTTTCTTCCGCTCTATGGCCTTTTTCAACATTGGGTTGGCCGGAAGAAACGCAAGACCTTAAGACTTTTTACCCGACTTCGACGCTGGTGACCGGATTGGACATCTTGTTCTTTTGGGTGGCACGCATGATTATGATGGGCCTTAAATTCACGGGAAAACCGCCATTCAGAGATGTCTACATTCACGCTCTGGTGCGGGATGCCGAAGGGCAGAAGATGAGTAAGTCGAAAGGCAATGTCATCGATCCTTTAACAAAAATGCGGGAATATGGCACCGATGCGTTACGCTTCACCCTGGCCTCGATGGCTTCGCCGGGAAGAGATATCAAGCTCGCCGAAGGGCGTATAGAAGGGTACAGGAATTTTGTCACGAAAATATGGAATGCAGCCCGATTTATCGCCCTGCATGGCGAAGGCGAGCAAAAAGTCCTTCCCGTGCGTGAGCGGTCATACGCTGATCGCTGGATTTTGAGTCGATTGAATCAGGCCATCACTCGTTGCACGGAGTCGTTAGAGGAGTATCGATTCGACCTGGCCACCTCGTCTGTCTATCAATTCCTCTGGCGCGAATACTGTGATTGGTATATTGAACTGATAAAACCCGTGTTCCAGGACCAGGATTCGCCTGAAGCTCAGTCAACTCGTCATACGCTCTTTGAATCATTTGATGTTATTCAACGCCTCCTTCATCCATTTATGCCATTTTTGAGCGAAGAAATCTGGCAGGCCTTCCCGCATTCTGGAAAATCCATCGTGACACAGCCCTTCCCTGTCGCAGACGAAGAGTGGAATGCCGCGGATGTTGAAAAAACCTTCGAGACTTTTGAACAATTCGTGGTAACGGCGCGGACAAGCCGCGCGCTCCTGAATTGCTCTCCGACTCAAAGCATGATGTTTTGGGGAACCGCGGCCAACCAGGAAGAACGCGCGTCACTCTCGAACCTCTCCCCCTACCTCCCCCACATGGTGCGAGGATCGGTAACGCTCACTGAGGAGGATGACTGGTCGAAGGAAAACATCCTCCGACTTGTCGTCGGTTCCGTAACGGTCGGGTCAGAAATCAATCATGAAATTGACGTGCAACAGGTCGTTGAGCGAATACGGAAACAGATGCAGGAAAAGCAAAAAGAAGCTGCCCGCCTTGAAAAACGTCTCGCCTCCACAGACTTTGTCGCGAAAGCTGAAGCAAGCGTGATTCAAGAATCCAAGAATCGCCTCACACTGCTTTCTCAAGAGCTCGCCTTGCTGGAGAGCAGTGACCACCAACTTTCCACCCGGCTCTCAAAGTCCTGAACTCGCGAGCGTTGACATGAAAAACGGGCAATCTGGACTGAAGGCACTGATACGTATCGCCCTTGAAGAAGATCATGTCGCGAATGATATCACCACACGCCTTCTGTTCCCGGACCCCGTTCCTGCCGCCGCCAGTATCATCGCCAAGGAAGACATGGTCCTGGCGGGAATAGATGTGGCTCGACAGGTATTCAA
The genomic region above belongs to Nitrospirales bacterium and contains:
- a CDS encoding valine--tRNA ligase, which encodes MPQQQLNKTYDPQSVEEHWGNYWLREKLFTPRLKESSQAYSIVIPPPNVTGALHIGHALNSTLQDILIRWKRMQGYQTLWVPGTDHAGIATQNVVERQLMAEGSSRDKIGRQAFIERVWKWREQSGDTILTQLKQLGASCDWSKQRFTLDEGLSKAVLEVFASLYEEGLIYRGERLINWCPRCFTALSDVEVEHESTKGKLYEIQYPIEDETDAYLTIATTRPETMLGDTAVAVHPDDPRYNRFIGKNVCLPLTHRTIPVVGDSILVDREFGTGAVKITPACDFNDEEAGKRLGLPSKPIFDYRARIDTSLFADQDIDPQLKERIHQKSEQDARSLIVEALQDKGLLAKIDDHSMAIGKCYRCKTVILPYLSPQWFVKIQPLADPAIAAVESGDIRIIPDEWKNNYLGWMRNVKDWCISRQIWWGHQIPAWYCKTCNNEHLLFSNNESKGQNANEQETTETVRSCFISPDAIPIISRTPPTACPVCGNKDLIQDPDVLDTWFSSALWPFSTLGWPEETQDLKTFYPTSTLVTGLDILFFWVARMIMMGLKFTGKPPFRDVYIHALVRDAEGQKMSKSKGNVIDPLTKMREYGTDALRFTLASMASPGRDIKLAEGRIEGYRNFVTKIWNAARFIALHGEGEQKVLPVRERSYADRWILSRLNQAITRCTESLEEYRFDLATSSVYQFLWREYCDWYIELIKPVFQDQDSPEAQSTRHTLFESFDVIQRLLHPFMPFLSEEIWQAFPHSGKSIVTQPFPVADEEWNAADVEKTFETFEQFVVTARTSRALLNCSPTQSMMFWGTAANQEERASLSNLSPYLPHMVRGSVTLTEEDDWSKENILRLVVGSVTVGSEINHEIDVQQVVERIRKQMQEKQKEAARLEKRLASTDFVAKAEASVIQESKNRLTLLSQELALLESSDHQLSTRLSKS